In Rhodothermus sp., the following proteins share a genomic window:
- a CDS encoding Hsp20/alpha crystallin family protein: MTEVMRYTSPTSLLSELQREVDRLFENFFGNWLRPEVESAVWTPTVDLVETDDAYLIYMDLPGLNRDAVTITFENGTLQVSGERPQPEHKEAQYHRMERWYGRFFRSFNLGQNVNPDKIKAHFENGVLVIEAPKTEESKPVRIKIS, from the coding sequence ATGACGGAGGTGATGCGCTATACGTCGCCGACGTCCCTGCTGTCGGAGCTGCAGCGGGAAGTGGACCGGCTGTTTGAGAACTTCTTCGGTAACTGGCTGCGGCCTGAGGTCGAGTCGGCGGTCTGGACACCTACGGTCGACCTGGTAGAGACGGACGACGCCTACCTCATTTACATGGACCTGCCTGGCCTGAACCGGGACGCGGTCACGATCACGTTTGAAAACGGCACGCTGCAGGTAAGCGGCGAACGGCCACAACCTGAACACAAAGAGGCCCAGTATCACCGGATGGAGCGGTGGTATGGCCGTTTCTTCCGGTCGTTCAACCTGGGCCAGAACGTCAACCCGGACAAGATCAAGGCCCACTTCGAAAACGGTGTCCTCGTGATCGAGGCGCCGAAGACAGAGGAGAGCAAACCGGTACGGATTAAGATCTCGTAA